From the genome of Periplaneta americana isolate PAMFEO1 chromosome 15, P.americana_PAMFEO1_priV1, whole genome shotgun sequence, one region includes:
- the LOC138715211 gene encoding uncharacterized protein codes for MPQTIPAPMSTPASKITASTAYARMNKDACQQGNSMIGEQLRGYQQPSLLFNVVPTAEDTDMNTSKMEQFPSASATPPSKLGPGVAKRKLFSSPHFSSSPRSKKLKMAALKAKVKRLEKKLQCL; via the exons atgcctcaaacaattcctgctcctatgagtactccagcttcaaagattactgcttcgacggcatatgccaggatgaataaagatgcatgccaacaag ggaacagtatgattggtgaacagctgaggggctatcagcaaccatcgctcctattcaatgtggttcccacagctgaag atactgacatgaatacatccaagatggaacagtttccttcagcttcagctacacctccttccaaacttg GTCCTGGTGTTGCAAAACGAAAACTTTTCTCGAGTCCTCACTTCTCATCTTCACCCAGGAGCAAAAAACTAAAAATGGCAGCTCTGAAAGCAAAGGTGAAGAGACTGGAGAAAAAATTGCAGTGTCTTTAA